One window of the Asticcacaulis sp. SL142 genome contains the following:
- a CDS encoding DUF1778 domain-containing protein — protein MLAFNDATTEIDEPNSERMNFRTKARIKKAIQRAAALSGVDDSAFTLSAAYQSALATIAAHERTLLAPADHELFFAALDNPAAPTEALKAAFQRHKDTVISE, from the coding sequence ATGTTAGCTTTCAATGATGCGACTACTGAAATCGATGAGCCGAACAGTGAGCGGATGAATTTCCGCACCAAAGCGCGGATCAAAAAAGCCATTCAGCGGGCGGCGGCCTTATCTGGCGTTGACGATTCCGCCTTTACCTTAAGCGCCGCCTACCAGTCGGCTCTGGCCACCATTGCCGCCCATGAACGCACGCTGTTAGCACCCGCCGACCACGAGCTGTTTTTTGCGGCGCTTGATAATCCGGCGGCCCCGACCGAAGCGCTGAAAGCCGCATTCCAGCGCCACAAAGATACGGTCATCTCTGAGTAA
- a CDS encoding GNAT family N-acetyltransferase, which translates to MPKPDRPNYVIAPLDPQTHDRAAFSCGVEAVDNFFKKTASKLSKADNLRVFVMTDPEGTVIGFYALNAHAVDYQDLPKPFARTRPGHGRIPAAYISMIGRDVRFSGGGYGGDLLADALVRILKASEHLGLAVVILDVLDCGDPERVAKRLALYQGYGFQPLPSQPLRLFLPVATIRQIFNA; encoded by the coding sequence ATGCCAAAACCGGATAGGCCGAACTACGTCATCGCGCCGCTCGATCCCCAAACACATGATCGGGCGGCTTTTTCGTGTGGTGTTGAGGCGGTGGATAACTTTTTCAAAAAGACCGCCAGCAAGCTGTCGAAGGCCGACAATCTGCGGGTTTTCGTCATGACGGATCCCGAGGGTACGGTGATCGGCTTTTATGCCCTCAATGCCCATGCCGTCGATTATCAGGATCTGCCGAAACCCTTTGCGCGCACCCGGCCTGGTCATGGCCGCATCCCCGCCGCCTATATCTCGATGATCGGGCGCGATGTCAGATTTTCCGGGGGCGGTTACGGCGGCGACCTGCTGGCGGATGCCTTGGTGCGCATCCTGAAAGCCTCAGAACATCTGGGCCTTGCCGTAGTTATTCTGGATGTTTTGGATTGCGGCGATCCTGAACGGGTGGCCAAACGACTGGCGCTATATCAGGGCTATGGCTTTCAGCCCTTGCCATCTCAGCCGCTGCGTCTGTTTCTGCCGGTGGCGACGATAAGGCAGATATTTAACGCGTAA